From a single Drosophila sulfurigaster albostrigata strain 15112-1811.04 chromosome 3, ASM2355843v2, whole genome shotgun sequence genomic region:
- the LOC133840384 gene encoding transcription factor GAGA isoform X2 — MSLPMNSLYSLTWGDYGTSLVSAIQLLRCHGDLVDCTLAAGGRSFPAHKIVLCAASPFLLDLLKNTPCKHPVVMLAGVNASDLEALLEFVYRGEVSVDHAQLPSLLQAAQCLNIQGLAPQTVTKDDYTTHSIQLQHMIPQHHDQDQLIATIATAPQQTVHAQVVEDIHHQGQILQATTQTNAAGHQQTIVTTDASKHDQAVIQSFLPARKRKPRVKKMSPTAPKICKIEGMDTIMGTSTSSHATAGQGQVVQQQQVLDENGAEAQMLTSTPIIKSEGQKVETIVTMDPNNMIPVTSANATTGEITTASGTTVTPSASGSTATPKTKRTKHPPGTEKPRSRSQSEQPATCPICYAVIRQSRNLRRHLELRHFAKPGIKKEKKIPSGKKPGSGTSGSGQSQAGASGTLNASGGVPQVQTVQSLHPLQGVQVKKDPDAQQQQQQQQQQQQQQQQQQQQQQTMTVTTTAGGQVQQQQVQQVQVQQQQTLQHHQIIDSSGNMTTPTTSAQAAAQQQAANQQQQQQLVAQSDGSESGAPLSIAQVQTLQGHQIIGNLNQGNNKNILVKKVFILKGGNNT, encoded by the exons ATGTCGTTGCCAATGAATTCGCTGTACTCGCTCACCTGGGGCGATTATGGCACGTCTCTGGTATCGGCAATACAATTGTTGCGCTGCCATGGCGACCTCGTCGATTGCACGCTGGCCGCCGGTGGACGCAGTTTTCCGGCCCACAAAATAGTGCTATGTGCCGCTTCGCCGTTTCTATTGGATCTGCTAAAG aATACGCCATGCAAGCATCCAGTTGTGATGTTGGCGGGCGTGAATGCTAGCGATTTGGAGGCACTCTTGGAGTTTGTCTATCGCGGCGAAGTGAGCGTCGATCATGCACAGCTTCCATCGCTGTTGCAGGCGGCGCAATGCCTCAATATCCAGGGACTGGCACCGCAAACAGTAACCAAAGATGACTACACCACGCACTCGATACAACTGCAGCATATGATACCACAGCACCATGATCAGGACCAATTGATAGCGACCATTGCAACGGCCCCACAGCAAACTGTGCACGCACAGGTTGTCGAGGACATTCACCACCAGGGACAAATTCTACAAGCCACCACACAGACCAATGCCGCCGGACACCAGCAAACGATTGTGACAACCGATGCATCCAAACATGATCAGGCCGTTATACAAAGCTTCTTGCCTGCTCGCAAACGGAAACCGCGCGTTAAGAAAATGTCAC CCACGGCAccgaaaatatgtaaaattgaaGGAATGGACACGATTATGGGCACATCAACATCCTCGCACGCAACAGCCGGACAAGGACAAGTggttcaacagcaacaggtgCTAGATGAGAACGGTGCGGAAGCGCAAATGTTAACATCCACGCCGATCATCAAGAGCGAAGGCCAAAAAGTTGAAACAATTGTGACCATGGACCCCAACAATATGATACCTGTGACGTCGGCCAATGCGACAACCGGTGAAATAACGACCGCATCTGGAACAACTGTAACGCCAAGCGCTAGCGGAAGCACCGCCACGCCCAAGACCAAACGAACCAAACATCCGCCTGGAACAGAAA AACCAAGATCACGCTCACAATCGGAACAACCTGCAACTTGCCCCATTTGTTATGCCGTCATACGTCAATCGCGCAATCTGCGGCGCCATCTCGAGCTGCGGCACTTTGCCAAGCCGGGcatcaaaaaggaaaagaaaa TACCCAGCGGCAAGAAACCTGGCAGCGGAACATCTGGATCTGGGCAATCGCAAGCAGGCGCTAGTGGCACTTTGAATGCCAGCGGTGGAGTGCCTCAGGTGCAAACAGTGCAATCTCTGCATCCGTTGCAAGGCGTACAAGTGAAAAAGGATCCCGatgcacaacagcagcaacaacagcagcagcagcaacaacaacagcaacaacagcagcagcaacagcaacaaacaatgaCAGTGACAACCACGGCCGGAGGTcaggtgcagcagcagcaggtgcaacaggtgcaagtgcaacagcagcagacgctGCAGCATCATCAGATCATCGATTCGTCGGGCAACATGACAACGCCAACGACCAGCGCCCAGGCAGCTGCCCAGCAACAGGCAGcgaatcaacagcagcagcaacagttggtGGCACAGTCCGATGGCAGTGAGAGTGGGGCGCCCTTGTCGATTGCCCAGGTGCAAACGTTGCAGGGTCATCAGATCATTGGCAATTTGAATCAG ggcaacaataagaacatttTGGTAAAGAaggttttcattttgaaagGCGGGAATAATACGTAA
- the LOC133840386 gene encoding myb-like protein Q: MTSGPGGGGGASGGGGQPAQQQQQQQQQQSHSKHNSSSNNNSGNGNSGSSNSAASTATTVNSSSNTQTGAATTATGGTLQRRVLRGHAAQTTSGERVLLINYVPQQGTAGSTSTTSTTSTASQLPTRKILQARATAAATSSATAAAASAAGTTAATTTSAAEASTTPAVSFAGLGSEVTVTLTRTNQRASVTNVTAAGHIVRNQQTTVYQTTSTATTTGSTSSTSTMHEPVQHIATPTTPPPLRWQQQQQHEYQHEHHLVEQDQHIIIDHHQQADADDQLIEYDASEGVVIEEQHHQQQQHHHQQQQHHLHHQLELQEDLQDHDPQQQQHHDVVQEVYLQ; this comes from the coding sequence ATGACCAGCGGCCctggaggtggaggaggagcaTCCGGGGGCGGTGGGCAGCcagcgcaacagcaacaacaacagcaacagcagcagtcgcatagcaaacacaacagcagcagcaacaacaacagcggaaATGgtaacagcggcagcagcaacagcgcggcatcaacagcaacaacagtgaacagcagcagcaacactcaaaccggagcagcaacaactgcaactggtgGAACATTGCAACGTCGAGTATTGCGCGGTCATGCGGCGCAAACGACAAGCGGAGAGCGAGTGTTGCTGATCAACTATGTGCCACAACAGGGAACAGCGGGAAGCACATCCACGACGTCCACGACAAGCACAGCATCACAGTTGCCCACACGCAAGATACTCCAGGCCAGAGccacggcagcagcaacatcgtcagcaacagcagcagcagcatcggcagcaggaacgacagcagcaaccacaacgagTGCTGCCGAAGCATCCACAACGCCAGCTGTCTCCTTTGCTGGCCTCGGCTCTGAGGTGACAGTCACATTGACGCGCACCAATCAGCGTGCCAGCGTGACCAATGTCACAGCCGCCGGTCATATTGTTAGGAATCAGCAGACAACAGTTTATCAGACGACAAGCACAGCGACGACAACCGGATCAACGAGCAGCACTAGCACAATGCACGAACCCGTGCAGCATATTGCAACACCCACGACACCGCCACCCTTgcgttggcagcagcaacagcagcacgaATACCAGCACGAACATCATCTGGTGGAGCAGGATCAGCACATTATCATCGATCATCATCAGCAGGCGGATGCCGATGATCAGCTGATCGAGTATGATGCCAGCGAAGGTGTTGTTATTGAGgagcaacatcatcagcagcagcaacatcatcatcaacagcaacaacatcatctgCACCATCAGCTGGAGCTGCAGGAGGATCTGCAGGATCACGatccacaacagcaacagcatcacgATGTTGTGCAGGAAGTTTATCTGCAGTAG
- the LOC133840384 gene encoding transcription factor GAGA isoform X4 — MSLPMNSLYSLTWGDYGTSLVSAIQLLRCHGDLVDCTLAAGGRSFPAHKIVLCAASPFLLDLLKNTPCKHPVVMLAGVNASDLEALLEFVYRGEVSVDHAQLPSLLQAAQCLNIQGLAPQTVTKDDYTTHSIQLQHMIPQHHDQDQLIATIATAPQQTVHAQVVEDIHHQGQILQATTQTNAAGHQQTIVTTDASKHDQAVIQSFLPARKRKPRVKKMSPTAPKICKIEGMDTIMGTSTSSHATAGQGQVVQQQQVLDENGAEAQMLTSTPIIKSEGQKVETIVTMDPNNMIPVTSANATTGEITTASGTTVTPSASGSTATPKTKRTKHPPGTEKPRSRSQSEQPATCPICYAVIRQSRNLRRHLELRHFAKPGIKKEKKSKSGNGNDSTLDTSAEFNTTTEGDTTIISGAGTPAAATGTPVIPSGKKPGSGTSGSGQSQAGASGTLNASGGVPQVQTVQSLHPLQGVQVKKDPDAQQQQQQQQQQQQQQQQQQQQQQTMTVTTTAGGQVQQQQVQQVQVQQQQTLQHHQIIDSSGNMTTPTTSAQAAAQQQAANQQQQQQLVAQSDGSESGAPLSIAQVQTLQGHQIIGNLNQGNNKNILVKKVFILKGGNNT, encoded by the exons ATGTCGTTGCCAATGAATTCGCTGTACTCGCTCACCTGGGGCGATTATGGCACGTCTCTGGTATCGGCAATACAATTGTTGCGCTGCCATGGCGACCTCGTCGATTGCACGCTGGCCGCCGGTGGACGCAGTTTTCCGGCCCACAAAATAGTGCTATGTGCCGCTTCGCCGTTTCTATTGGATCTGCTAAAG aATACGCCATGCAAGCATCCAGTTGTGATGTTGGCGGGCGTGAATGCTAGCGATTTGGAGGCACTCTTGGAGTTTGTCTATCGCGGCGAAGTGAGCGTCGATCATGCACAGCTTCCATCGCTGTTGCAGGCGGCGCAATGCCTCAATATCCAGGGACTGGCACCGCAAACAGTAACCAAAGATGACTACACCACGCACTCGATACAACTGCAGCATATGATACCACAGCACCATGATCAGGACCAATTGATAGCGACCATTGCAACGGCCCCACAGCAAACTGTGCACGCACAGGTTGTCGAGGACATTCACCACCAGGGACAAATTCTACAAGCCACCACACAGACCAATGCCGCCGGACACCAGCAAACGATTGTGACAACCGATGCATCCAAACATGATCAGGCCGTTATACAAAGCTTCTTGCCTGCTCGCAAACGGAAACCGCGCGTTAAGAAAATGTCAC CCACGGCAccgaaaatatgtaaaattgaaGGAATGGACACGATTATGGGCACATCAACATCCTCGCACGCAACAGCCGGACAAGGACAAGTggttcaacagcaacaggtgCTAGATGAGAACGGTGCGGAAGCGCAAATGTTAACATCCACGCCGATCATCAAGAGCGAAGGCCAAAAAGTTGAAACAATTGTGACCATGGACCCCAACAATATGATACCTGTGACGTCGGCCAATGCGACAACCGGTGAAATAACGACCGCATCTGGAACAACTGTAACGCCAAGCGCTAGCGGAAGCACCGCCACGCCCAAGACCAAACGAACCAAACATCCGCCTGGAACAGAAA AACCAAGATCACGCTCACAATCGGAACAACCTGCAACTTGCCCCATTTGTTATGCCGTCATACGTCAATCGCGCAATCTGCGGCGCCATCTCGAGCTGCGGCACTTTGCCAAGCCGGGcatcaaaaaggaaaagaaaagtaaGTCCGGTAACGGTAACGATAGTACACTAGACACCAGCGCTGAATTCAACACAACCACTGAGGGCGACACCACGATCATCTCGGGAGCGggaacaccagcagcagctacagggACGCCAGTTA TACCCAGCGGCAAGAAACCTGGCAGCGGAACATCTGGATCTGGGCAATCGCAAGCAGGCGCTAGTGGCACTTTGAATGCCAGCGGTGGAGTGCCTCAGGTGCAAACAGTGCAATCTCTGCATCCGTTGCAAGGCGTACAAGTGAAAAAGGATCCCGatgcacaacagcagcaacaacagcagcagcagcaacaacaacagcaacaacagcagcagcaacagcaacaaacaatgaCAGTGACAACCACGGCCGGAGGTcaggtgcagcagcagcaggtgcaacaggtgcaagtgcaacagcagcagacgctGCAGCATCATCAGATCATCGATTCGTCGGGCAACATGACAACGCCAACGACCAGCGCCCAGGCAGCTGCCCAGCAACAGGCAGcgaatcaacagcagcagcaacagttggtGGCACAGTCCGATGGCAGTGAGAGTGGGGCGCCCTTGTCGATTGCCCAGGTGCAAACGTTGCAGGGTCATCAGATCATTGGCAATTTGAATCAG ggcaacaataagaacatttTGGTAAAGAaggttttcattttgaaagGCGGGAATAATACGTAA
- the LOC133841664 gene encoding alpha-1,3-mannosyl-glycoprotein 4-beta-N-acetylglucosaminyltransferase B: protein MFKIRQRNCMLIATVLILAPCIVILMVLGPELSTEQSLTQRLAECHMRLQYLESMYRARQEDVSLLSQYLGQLQFTNGSGNVSNVSPPPQSVANFLDALSPEARQLLRNASHVTKTTGTTTTRGYVPVHNIRLPNAYHFLPHLLDDAGSLRPAYLRSKGRCDVSIVLGIPTVHREKQSYLLGTLHNLIENMNDEEQNETLIIVYIGETDIEAVQMIAKQIESNFESQVESGLIDIIAPAPSYYPNFERLRITLNDPLERVKWRSKQNLDFAYLMAYAHAKGTFYVQLEDDILTKRQFITTMKKFALIKSALTKPDQPEWFVLDFCQLGFIGKMFKSAELPYLITYFQMFYNDKPVDWLLTYFIESKVCRTDKDQKHCNQEKAKYWQHFRKSLFQHIGTSSSLKGKVQKLKDKQFGSKVPTFYAHTHNPPALVKSNIAPYKNFLLKRAYRGESYFWGLLPQPGDLVQFIFEQPTLLRRYLFRSGNSEHPSDRFYNTTVELLPADSLSENSSVWSTYNTTTDGYLVVGSFDSLGVAEGSLDPKIGAIKELRLHVHSDSENWALLSEIELQELGNNASNSETNAAKPRFVAGS, encoded by the coding sequence ATGTTCAAAATACGTCAGAGGAATTGCATGCTAATTGCCACGGTGCTCATACTCGCGCCCTGCATTGTGATATTGATGGTCTTGGGTCCAGAACTATCCACCGAACAATCGCTGACACAACGCCTGGCCGAGTGTCACATGCGATTGCAGTACCTCGAGTCGATGTATCGCGCCCGCCAGGAGGATGTTTCACTGCTTTCTCAGTACTTGGGTCAGCTGCAGTTCACCAATGGCAGCGGGAATGTGTCGAACGTGAGTCCACCACCGCAATCGGTGGCCAACTTTTTGGATGCATTGAGTCCGGAGGCACGTCAGCTGCTGCGCAATGCATCGCATGTGACGAAAACTACCGGCACAACGACCACGCGTGGCTATGTGCCTGTCCATAACATCCGGCTGCCCAACGCCTATCATTTTCTGCCTCATCTGCTCGACGATGCGGGCTCACTGCGACCCGCGTATTTGAGGAGCAAAGGACGCTGCGATGTGAGCATTGTACTTGGGATTCCAACAGTGCATCGCGAGAAGCAAAGCTATCTGTTGGGCACACTACACAATCTCATCGAGAACATGAACGATGAGGAGCAGAACGAGACACTCATCATTGTGTACATTGGGGAAACGGATATCGAAGCGGTGCAAATGATTGCCAAACAAATTGAGTCAAACTTCGAGTCGCAAGTCGAGAGTGGACTCATCGATATCATCGCACCGGCACCAAGTTATTATCCCAACTTTGAGCGACTGCGCATTACATTAAACGATCCCTTGGAGCGTGTAAAATGGCGCAGCAAACAGAATCTGGATTTTGCCTATTTGATGGCTTATGCGCATGCTAAGGGCACGTTTTATGTGCAGCTGGAGGATGATATTTTGACCAAACGACAGTTTATCACCACCATGAAGAAGTTTGCGCTCATTAAGAGTGCTTTAACAAAGCCGGATCAACCGGAATGGTTTGTGCTCGACTTTTGTCAGCTCGGCTTCATTGGCAAGATGTTCAAGAGTGCCGAGTTGCCCTACTTAATCACCTACTTTCAAATGTTCTACAACGATAAGCCAGTCGATTGGTTGCTCACGTACTTCATAGAGTCGAAAGTGTGTCGCACGGACAAGGATCAAAAGCATTGCAATCAAGAGAAGGCCAAGTATTGGCAGCACTTTCGCAAATCGTTATTTCAACACATTGGCACAAGCTCCTCGCTAAAGGGCAAAGTACAAAAGCTAAAGGACAAACAATTTGGCAGCAAGGTGCCCACATTTTATGCCCACACGCACAATCCGCCAGCTTTGGTCAAGTCAAACATTGCGccatataaaaactttttgcttaAGCGTGCATATCGTGGCGAATCGTATTTCTGGGGTCTGCTGCCGCAGCCTGGTGACTTGGTGCAGTTCATCTTTGAGCAGCCAACGCTGTTGCGTCGCTATCTGTTTCGCAGCGGCAACTCGGAGCATCCGTCGGATCGTTTCTACAACACCACCGTGGAGCTGCTGCCCGCCGATAGTCTCAGCGAAAACTCATCTGTTTGGAGTACTTACAACACGACAACTGATGGTTATTTGGTTGTTGGCTCTTTCGATAGCCTCGGCGTGGCCGAAGGATCGCTAGATCCCAAGATTGGTGCCATCAAGGAGTTGCGTCTGCATGTGCACAGCGACAGCGAGAACTGGGCGCTGCTCAGCGAGATTGAGTTGCAAGAGTTGGGCAACAATGCGAGCAACTCGGAGACGAATGCGGCAAAGCCGCGTTTTGTGGCAGGGAGCTGA
- the LOC133840384 gene encoding transcription factor GAGA isoform X3: MSLPMNSLYSLTWGDYGTSLVSAIQLLRCHGDLVDCTLAAGGRSFPAHKIVLCAASPFLLDLLKNTPCKHPVVMLAGVNASDLEALLEFVYRGEVSVDHAQLPSLLQAAQCLNIQGLAPQTVTKDDYTTHSIQLQHMIPQHHDQDQLIATIATAPQQTVHAQVVEDIHHQGQILQATTQTNAAGHQQTIVTTDASKHDQAVIQSFLPARKRKPRVKKMSPTAPKICKIEGMDTIMGTSTSSHATAGQGQVVQQQQVLDENGAEAQMLTSTPIIKSEGQKVETIVTMDPNNMIPVTSANATTGEITTASGTTVTPSASGSTATPKTKRTKHPPGTEKPRSRSQSEQPATCPICYAVIRQSRNLRRHLELRHFAKPGIKKEKKSKSGNGNDSTLDTSAEFNTTTEGDTTIISGAGTPAAATGTPVIPSGKKPGSGTSGSGQSQAGASGTLNASGGVPQVQTVQSLHPLQGVQVKKDPDAQQQQQQQQQQQQQQQQQQQQQQTMTVTTTAGGQVQQQQVQQVQVQQQQTLQHHQIIDSSGNMTTPTTSAQAAAQQQAANQQQQQQLVAQSDGSESGAPLSIAQVQTLQGHQIIGNLNQVNMTDFQQQQQAQQQQQQQQQQQQQQQTQPQQTL, encoded by the exons ATGTCGTTGCCAATGAATTCGCTGTACTCGCTCACCTGGGGCGATTATGGCACGTCTCTGGTATCGGCAATACAATTGTTGCGCTGCCATGGCGACCTCGTCGATTGCACGCTGGCCGCCGGTGGACGCAGTTTTCCGGCCCACAAAATAGTGCTATGTGCCGCTTCGCCGTTTCTATTGGATCTGCTAAAG aATACGCCATGCAAGCATCCAGTTGTGATGTTGGCGGGCGTGAATGCTAGCGATTTGGAGGCACTCTTGGAGTTTGTCTATCGCGGCGAAGTGAGCGTCGATCATGCACAGCTTCCATCGCTGTTGCAGGCGGCGCAATGCCTCAATATCCAGGGACTGGCACCGCAAACAGTAACCAAAGATGACTACACCACGCACTCGATACAACTGCAGCATATGATACCACAGCACCATGATCAGGACCAATTGATAGCGACCATTGCAACGGCCCCACAGCAAACTGTGCACGCACAGGTTGTCGAGGACATTCACCACCAGGGACAAATTCTACAAGCCACCACACAGACCAATGCCGCCGGACACCAGCAAACGATTGTGACAACCGATGCATCCAAACATGATCAGGCCGTTATACAAAGCTTCTTGCCTGCTCGCAAACGGAAACCGCGCGTTAAGAAAATGTCAC CCACGGCAccgaaaatatgtaaaattgaaGGAATGGACACGATTATGGGCACATCAACATCCTCGCACGCAACAGCCGGACAAGGACAAGTggttcaacagcaacaggtgCTAGATGAGAACGGTGCGGAAGCGCAAATGTTAACATCCACGCCGATCATCAAGAGCGAAGGCCAAAAAGTTGAAACAATTGTGACCATGGACCCCAACAATATGATACCTGTGACGTCGGCCAATGCGACAACCGGTGAAATAACGACCGCATCTGGAACAACTGTAACGCCAAGCGCTAGCGGAAGCACCGCCACGCCCAAGACCAAACGAACCAAACATCCGCCTGGAACAGAAA AACCAAGATCACGCTCACAATCGGAACAACCTGCAACTTGCCCCATTTGTTATGCCGTCATACGTCAATCGCGCAATCTGCGGCGCCATCTCGAGCTGCGGCACTTTGCCAAGCCGGGcatcaaaaaggaaaagaaaagtaaGTCCGGTAACGGTAACGATAGTACACTAGACACCAGCGCTGAATTCAACACAACCACTGAGGGCGACACCACGATCATCTCGGGAGCGggaacaccagcagcagctacagggACGCCAGTTA TACCCAGCGGCAAGAAACCTGGCAGCGGAACATCTGGATCTGGGCAATCGCAAGCAGGCGCTAGTGGCACTTTGAATGCCAGCGGTGGAGTGCCTCAGGTGCAAACAGTGCAATCTCTGCATCCGTTGCAAGGCGTACAAGTGAAAAAGGATCCCGatgcacaacagcagcaacaacagcagcagcagcaacaacaacagcaacaacagcagcagcaacagcaacaaacaatgaCAGTGACAACCACGGCCGGAGGTcaggtgcagcagcagcaggtgcaacaggtgcaagtgcaacagcagcagacgctGCAGCATCATCAGATCATCGATTCGTCGGGCAACATGACAACGCCAACGACCAGCGCCCAGGCAGCTGCCCAGCAACAGGCAGcgaatcaacagcagcagcaacagttggtGGCACAGTCCGATGGCAGTGAGAGTGGGGCGCCCTTGTCGATTGCCCAGGTGCAAACGTTGCAGGGTCATCAGATCATTGGCAATTTGAATCAGGTGAATATGACTgattttcaacaacaacaacaagcgcagcagcagcagcagcaacaacagcagcagcagcagcaacaacaaacacaaccacaacagacGCTTTGA
- the LOC133840384 gene encoding transcription factor GAGA isoform X1 yields the protein MSLPMNSLYSLTWGDYGTSLVSAIQLLRCHGDLVDCTLAAGGRSFPAHKIVLCAASPFLLDLLKNTPCKHPVVMLAGVNASDLEALLEFVYRGEVSVDHAQLPSLLQAAQCLNIQGLAPQTVTKDDYTTHSIQLQHMIPQHHDQDQLIATIATAPQQTVHAQVVEDIHHQGQILQATTQTNAAGHQQTIVTTDASKHDQAVIQSFLPARKRKPRVKKMSPTAPKICKIEGMDTIMGTSTSSHATAGQGQVVQQQQVLDENGAEAQMLTSTPIIKSEGQKVETIVTMDPNNMIPVTSANATTGEITTASGTTVTPSASGSTATPKTKRTKHPPGTEKPRSRSQSEQPATCPICYAVIRQSRNLRRHLELRHFAKPGIKKEKKIPSGKKPGSGTSGSGQSQAGASGTLNASGGVPQVQTVQSLHPLQGVQVKKDPDAQQQQQQQQQQQQQQQQQQQQQQTMTVTTTAGGQVQQQQVQQVQVQQQQTLQHHQIIDSSGNMTTPTTSAQAAAQQQAANQQQQQQLVAQSDGSESGAPLSIAQVQTLQGHQIIGNLNQVNMTDFQQQQQAQQQQQQQQQQQQQQQTQPQQTL from the exons ATGTCGTTGCCAATGAATTCGCTGTACTCGCTCACCTGGGGCGATTATGGCACGTCTCTGGTATCGGCAATACAATTGTTGCGCTGCCATGGCGACCTCGTCGATTGCACGCTGGCCGCCGGTGGACGCAGTTTTCCGGCCCACAAAATAGTGCTATGTGCCGCTTCGCCGTTTCTATTGGATCTGCTAAAG aATACGCCATGCAAGCATCCAGTTGTGATGTTGGCGGGCGTGAATGCTAGCGATTTGGAGGCACTCTTGGAGTTTGTCTATCGCGGCGAAGTGAGCGTCGATCATGCACAGCTTCCATCGCTGTTGCAGGCGGCGCAATGCCTCAATATCCAGGGACTGGCACCGCAAACAGTAACCAAAGATGACTACACCACGCACTCGATACAACTGCAGCATATGATACCACAGCACCATGATCAGGACCAATTGATAGCGACCATTGCAACGGCCCCACAGCAAACTGTGCACGCACAGGTTGTCGAGGACATTCACCACCAGGGACAAATTCTACAAGCCACCACACAGACCAATGCCGCCGGACACCAGCAAACGATTGTGACAACCGATGCATCCAAACATGATCAGGCCGTTATACAAAGCTTCTTGCCTGCTCGCAAACGGAAACCGCGCGTTAAGAAAATGTCAC CCACGGCAccgaaaatatgtaaaattgaaGGAATGGACACGATTATGGGCACATCAACATCCTCGCACGCAACAGCCGGACAAGGACAAGTggttcaacagcaacaggtgCTAGATGAGAACGGTGCGGAAGCGCAAATGTTAACATCCACGCCGATCATCAAGAGCGAAGGCCAAAAAGTTGAAACAATTGTGACCATGGACCCCAACAATATGATACCTGTGACGTCGGCCAATGCGACAACCGGTGAAATAACGACCGCATCTGGAACAACTGTAACGCCAAGCGCTAGCGGAAGCACCGCCACGCCCAAGACCAAACGAACCAAACATCCGCCTGGAACAGAAA AACCAAGATCACGCTCACAATCGGAACAACCTGCAACTTGCCCCATTTGTTATGCCGTCATACGTCAATCGCGCAATCTGCGGCGCCATCTCGAGCTGCGGCACTTTGCCAAGCCGGGcatcaaaaaggaaaagaaaa TACCCAGCGGCAAGAAACCTGGCAGCGGAACATCTGGATCTGGGCAATCGCAAGCAGGCGCTAGTGGCACTTTGAATGCCAGCGGTGGAGTGCCTCAGGTGCAAACAGTGCAATCTCTGCATCCGTTGCAAGGCGTACAAGTGAAAAAGGATCCCGatgcacaacagcagcaacaacagcagcagcagcaacaacaacagcaacaacagcagcagcaacagcaacaaacaatgaCAGTGACAACCACGGCCGGAGGTcaggtgcagcagcagcaggtgcaacaggtgcaagtgcaacagcagcagacgctGCAGCATCATCAGATCATCGATTCGTCGGGCAACATGACAACGCCAACGACCAGCGCCCAGGCAGCTGCCCAGCAACAGGCAGcgaatcaacagcagcagcaacagttggtGGCACAGTCCGATGGCAGTGAGAGTGGGGCGCCCTTGTCGATTGCCCAGGTGCAAACGTTGCAGGGTCATCAGATCATTGGCAATTTGAATCAGGTGAATATGACTgattttcaacaacaacaacaagcgcagcagcagcagcagcaacaacagcagcagcagcagcaacaacaaacacaaccacaacagacGCTTTGA
- the LOC133840387 gene encoding tRNA-splicing endonuclease subunit Sen34 — protein sequence MKIHLTLLNGTGYVFDANDYMELRTKHRIMGALVGTANSKGWSCSEAALPVELSKCETQLLIEEGIADLVSKTAALTAPPTDEMVQAYKAQFEASLMAQADALKAEKLRETERHVEKILQGKRNKLLKQGKQKEAAALTANDVLQEIADSVVFERQNALVELPSSHMTNHSARLCTDPVYDTSSLKYRVFHDLWLSGKFVSTGEAFGADFLVYPGDPLLYHASHIVIIQDTPTIRPMELICKVRLSVIVNKSCVFAYEEVESSKIAYQTINWCNPSK from the exons atgaagatCCACTTAACTTTATTAAATGGCACCGGTTATGTTTTCGATGCGAATG ATTACATGGAGCTACGCACAAAGCACCGAATAATGGGTGCTCTTGTGGGCACTGCTAACAGCAAGGGCTGGAGCTGTAGTGAGGCCG CACTCCCAGTGGAATTGAGTAAATGTGAGACGCAGTTGCTCATTGAAGAAGGAATTGCAGATTTAGTTAGCAAAACAGCCGCTTTAACTGCGCCACCAACTGACGAAATGGTGCAAGCGTACAAGGCACAATTTGAGGCAAGTTTAATGGCGCAAGCGGATGCTTTAAAAGCGGAAAAGCTGCGGGAAACCGAACGTCACGTGGAAAAAATCCTTCAAGGCAAACGCAACAAGTTATTGAAGCAGGGCAAACAAAAAGAGG ctGCCGCTCTAACTGCCAACGATGTACTTCAGGAAATTGCTGATAGTGTTGTGTTTGAGCGACAAAATGCGCTTGTGGAGTTGCCCTCTTCACATATGACAAATCACT CCGCCCGACTATGTACTGATCCCGTTTACGACACCTCTTCTCTGAAATATCGCGTCTTTCACGATTTGTGGTTAAGCGGGAAGTTTGTATCCACCGGTGAAGCTTTTGGAGCCGACTTCTTAGTTTATCCAGGCGATCCTTTACTTTATCATGCTTCGCATATTGTTATTATACAAGATACACCCACTATACGTCCAATGGAACTGATTTGCAAGGTGCGTCTGTCAGTGATCGTAAATAAAAGCTGTGTGTTTGCTTATGAGGAGGTCGAAAGCAGCAAGATCGCTTATCAAACGATTAATTGGTGCAATCCCAGCAAATAA